Proteins encoded in a region of the Streptomyces sp. NBC_00258 genome:
- a CDS encoding 2-oxoacid:ferredoxin oxidoreductase subunit beta, with the protein MAETTTEGPGTIEALTLVPKAEARQSMKDFKSDQEVRWCPGCGDYAVLAAVQGFMPELGLAKENIVFVSGIGCSSRFPYYMNTYGMHSIHGRAPAIATGLASSRRDLSVWVVTGDGDALSIGGNHLIHALRRNVNLKILLFNNRIYGLTKGQYSPTSEVGKITKSTPMGSLDAPFNPVSLAIGAEASFVARTVDSDRKHLTEVLRQAAAHPGTALVEIYQNCNIFNDGAFEVLKDRQQAEEAVIRLEHGRPIRFGAPLDNGLGSKGVVRDTQTGDLKAITVTPENEPHILVHDAHTTSPTTAFALSRLADPDTLHHTPIGVLRAVDRPVYDTQMADQLDTAIEQNGKGDLSALLTGGDTWTVVGSR; encoded by the coding sequence ATGGCTGAGACGACCACGGAAGGCCCGGGCACGATCGAGGCACTCACCCTGGTGCCCAAGGCCGAGGCCAGGCAGTCCATGAAGGACTTCAAGTCCGACCAGGAAGTGCGCTGGTGCCCCGGCTGCGGCGACTACGCCGTCCTCGCCGCCGTCCAGGGCTTCATGCCCGAACTGGGCCTCGCCAAAGAAAACATCGTCTTCGTCTCGGGCATCGGCTGCTCCTCCCGTTTCCCGTACTACATGAACACCTACGGCATGCACTCCATCCACGGCCGCGCCCCCGCCATCGCCACCGGCCTCGCCTCCTCCCGCCGCGACCTGTCCGTGTGGGTCGTCACCGGCGACGGCGACGCCCTGTCCATCGGCGGCAACCACCTCATCCACGCCCTCCGCCGCAACGTCAACCTGAAGATCCTCCTCTTCAACAACCGGATCTACGGACTCACCAAAGGCCAGTACTCCCCCACTTCAGAGGTCGGGAAGATCACCAAGTCCACGCCCATGGGCTCCCTGGACGCACCCTTCAACCCGGTCTCCCTCGCCATCGGCGCCGAAGCCTCCTTCGTGGCGCGGACCGTGGACTCCGACCGCAAACACCTCACCGAGGTGCTGCGCCAGGCGGCCGCCCACCCCGGCACCGCCCTCGTCGAGATCTACCAGAACTGCAACATCTTCAACGACGGCGCCTTCGAAGTCCTCAAGGACAGGCAACAAGCCGAAGAAGCCGTCATCCGCCTCGAACACGGCCGGCCCATCCGCTTCGGCGCCCCCCTCGACAACGGCCTCGGCTCCAAAGGCGTCGTACGCGACACACAGACCGGCGACCTCAAAGCCATCACCGTCACCCCCGAAAACGAACCACACATCCTGGTCCACGACGCACACACCACCTCCCCCACCACAGCATTCGCACTGTCCCGGCTCGCCGACCCCGACACCCTCCACCACACCCCCATCGGAGTCCTGAGGGCCGTCGACCGCCCCGTCTACGACACACAAATGGCCGACCAACTCGACACCGCCATCGAACAGAACGGCAAAGGCGACCTCTCCGCACTCCTCACCGGCGGCGACACCTGGACCGTCGTCGGCTCACGCTGA
- a CDS encoding glycoside hydrolase family 16 protein: MRETSGTPVRRGPLRRTLIALVSVLSLAAAGASAAEADAPAPPSGWTQVFVDDFNGTAGTGVNTSNWQYATGHGYPGGPANWGTGEIENMTSSTNNVALDGTGNLRITPRRDAAGNWTSGRIETNRTDFQPPAGGKLRVQSRIQMPNVTGAAARGYWPAFWMLGAPYRGNYQNWPSVGEIDILENVQGLNTVWATLHCGTNPGGPCNETTGLGGSTACPGATCQAGFHTYGMEWDRSTSPEEIRFYVDGINYHTVRANQVDATTWANATNHGFFIILNVAMGGGFVDAFGGGPDGATVPGNPLVVDYVQVLQSAGGTTPPPTGNRDAYSAIQAESFDGQSGTITETTTDSGGGQNIGALANGDWALFRGVNFGSTAARQFSARVASGIAGGASGLVEVRLDSRTSAPIGTFALANTGGWQSWRTVPTNISNVTGTHDVYLTFTSGQPADFVNVNWFNFGR; encoded by the coding sequence ATGAGGGAAACTTCAGGCACACCCGTCAGACGCGGTCCACTCCGGCGCACGCTCATCGCGCTGGTCAGCGTGCTGAGCCTGGCGGCGGCCGGGGCATCGGCAGCAGAGGCGGACGCGCCCGCGCCGCCCAGCGGCTGGACCCAGGTCTTCGTCGACGACTTCAACGGCACGGCGGGCACCGGCGTCAACACCTCGAACTGGCAGTACGCGACCGGCCACGGCTACCCGGGCGGGCCCGCCAACTGGGGCACGGGCGAGATCGAGAACATGACGTCCAGCACCAACAACGTGGCCCTGGACGGCACAGGGAACCTCCGGATCACCCCGCGCCGCGACGCCGCGGGCAACTGGACCTCGGGCCGCATCGAGACCAACCGCACCGACTTCCAGCCGCCAGCCGGCGGCAAGCTGCGTGTCCAGTCCCGGATCCAGATGCCTAACGTGACGGGCGCCGCCGCCCGCGGCTACTGGCCGGCGTTCTGGATGCTGGGCGCGCCCTACCGCGGCAACTACCAGAACTGGCCGAGCGTCGGTGAGATAGACATCCTGGAGAACGTCCAGGGTCTCAACACCGTGTGGGCCACGCTGCACTGCGGCACCAACCCGGGCGGCCCCTGCAACGAGACGACCGGCCTCGGCGGCTCCACCGCCTGCCCGGGCGCGACCTGCCAGGCCGGCTTCCACACGTACGGCATGGAGTGGGACCGTTCGACGAGTCCGGAGGAGATCCGCTTCTACGTCGACGGCATCAACTACCACACCGTACGGGCGAATCAGGTCGACGCGACGACCTGGGCGAACGCCACGAACCACGGCTTCTTCATCATCCTGAACGTGGCGATGGGCGGCGGTTTCGTGGACGCCTTCGGCGGCGGTCCGGACGGCGCAACCGTGCCCGGCAATCCCCTCGTCGTCGACTACGTCCAGGTGTTGCAGTCCGCGGGCGGCACCACGCCTCCGCCGACCGGCAACCGTGACGCGTACAGCGCGATCCAGGCCGAGTCGTTCGACGGTCAGAGCGGCACGATCACCGAGACCACGACCGACTCGGGCGGCGGCCAGAACATCGGCGCCCTCGCCAACGGCGACTGGGCCCTCTTCCGAGGTGTCAACTTCGGTTCCACGGCGGCCAGGCAGTTCAGCGCCCGGGTCGCGAGCGGTATAGCGGGCGGCGCCAGTGGCCTGGTCGAAGTCCGCCTCGACAGCCGTACGAGCGCCCCGATCGGCACCTTCGCGCTCGCCAACACCGGCGGGTGGCAGAGCTGGCGGACCGTCCCGACGAACATCAGCAACGTCACCGGTACGCACGACGTGTATCTGACCTTCACGAGCGGACAACCGGCGGACTTCGTGAACGTGAACTGGTTCAACTTCGGCCGCTGA
- a CDS encoding helix-turn-helix domain-containing protein has translation MADRKAQDGDTGDGIRTFPFPVDLSVCGVGMQVGPMEPGRTWHANEAIERVHRIDFHVVMLFGDGPVRHMVDFTEYEVTAGELLWIRPGQVHRFSSTEAYRGTVLIMQPGFLPRATVEATGLYRYDLPPLLRPDPAQLAGLKAGLTQLEREYVDTTTLPLTLHTSVLRHSLTAFLLRLAHLAASSADAARDQADTTFTRFREAVEKGFATNHSVSAYADALGYSRRTLVRAVRAATGETPKGFIDKRVVLEAKRLLAHTDMPIGRIGVSVGFPDAANFTKFFHQHTGVAPVAFRAELH, from the coding sequence ATGGCGGACAGAAAAGCCCAAGACGGCGACACCGGCGACGGGATCAGAACCTTTCCCTTTCCCGTCGACCTGAGCGTCTGCGGAGTCGGCATGCAGGTCGGCCCGATGGAGCCCGGCCGGACCTGGCACGCGAACGAGGCGATCGAGCGCGTCCACCGCATCGACTTCCATGTGGTCATGCTCTTCGGGGACGGCCCGGTCCGGCACATGGTCGACTTCACGGAGTACGAGGTCACCGCCGGTGAACTCCTGTGGATACGCCCCGGCCAGGTCCACCGCTTCTCCAGCACGGAGGCCTACCGAGGAACGGTCCTGATCATGCAGCCGGGCTTCCTGCCCCGCGCCACGGTCGAGGCGACCGGCCTCTACCGCTACGACCTGCCGCCCCTGCTGAGGCCCGACCCGGCCCAGCTCGCCGGACTGAAGGCAGGCCTCACCCAACTGGAACGCGAGTACGTCGACACGACCACGCTGCCGCTCACCCTGCACACCTCCGTGCTGCGGCACTCCCTGACCGCGTTCCTGCTCCGCCTGGCGCACCTCGCCGCCAGCTCCGCCGACGCGGCACGCGACCAGGCGGACACCACCTTCACCCGCTTCCGCGAGGCGGTCGAGAAGGGCTTCGCCACCAACCACAGCGTCAGCGCCTACGCCGACGCCCTCGGCTACTCCCGCCGCACCCTCGTCCGGGCGGTCCGCGCCGCGACGGGCGAGACCCCGAAGGGCTTCATCGACAAGCGGGTCGTCCTGGAGGCCAAGCGGCTCCTCGCCCACACGGACATGCCGATCGGCCGCATCGGGGTCTCGGTGGGATTCCCCGACGCGGCCAACTTCACCAAGTTCTTCCACCAGCACACCGGGGTGGCGCCGGTGGCGTTCCGGGCGGAGCTGCACTGA
- the tkt gene encoding transketolase: MSTQTPDSFEWTDLDRRAVDTARLLAADAVQKVGNGHPGTAMSLAPAAYTLFQKVMRHDPADPEWTGRDRFVLSPGHTSLTLYTQLFLSGYELELDDLKAFRTHGSKTPGHPEYGHTAGVETTTGPLGQGVANAVGMAMAARFERGLFDPEAPEGESPFDHTVWAIVSDGDLEEGISAEASSLAGHQKLGNLVFVYDDNHISIEGDTATAFSEDVLKRYEAYGWHVQRIEPALGGDIDPHALHEALTAAKAETGRPSIIAMRTIIAWPAPTAQNTEASHGSALGAEEIAATKRLLGFDPERTFEVADEVLDHARKALDRGAEAHAAWNKQLAAWRTAQPARAKLFDRIVAGQLPEGWESALPAFEAGTSVATRAASGKVLQALGDVLPELWGGSADLAGSNNTTIDKTSSFLPKGNPLPEADPYGRTVHFGIREHSMAAEMNGIALHGNTRIYGGTFLVFSDYMRNAVRLSALMQLPVTYVWTHDSIGLGEDGPTHQPVEHLASLRAIPGLNIVRPADANETSIAWAEILKRHATDPAPHGLALTRQGVPTYEANPEAAKGGYVLRDSSTGTPDVILVATGSEVQLAVAAREQLEAEGVGTRVVSMPSVEWFEEQSPEYRASVLPPSVKARVAVEAGIGLTWYRYVGDHGRIVSLEHFGASADAKTLFDEFGFTPENVASAARESLAAVRG, from the coding sequence ATGAGCACGCAGACACCTGACAGCTTTGAGTGGACCGATCTGGACCGGCGAGCCGTCGACACGGCCCGTCTGCTTGCGGCGGACGCCGTGCAGAAGGTCGGCAACGGCCACCCCGGCACCGCGATGAGCCTCGCCCCAGCGGCGTACACCCTCTTTCAGAAGGTGATGCGACACGATCCCGCGGACCCCGAGTGGACCGGCCGCGACCGCTTCGTCCTCTCCCCCGGCCACACCTCGCTGACCCTCTACACCCAGCTCTTCCTCTCCGGGTACGAGTTGGAGCTGGACGACCTCAAGGCGTTCCGCACGCACGGCTCGAAGACGCCCGGCCACCCGGAGTACGGGCACACGGCCGGGGTCGAGACGACCACGGGCCCCCTCGGCCAGGGCGTCGCCAACGCGGTGGGCATGGCGATGGCCGCCCGCTTCGAGCGCGGCCTGTTCGACCCCGAGGCCCCCGAGGGCGAGTCCCCCTTCGACCACACCGTCTGGGCGATCGTCTCCGACGGCGACCTGGAGGAGGGCATCTCCGCCGAGGCGTCCTCGCTCGCCGGCCACCAGAAGCTCGGCAACCTCGTCTTCGTCTACGACGACAACCACATCTCCATCGAGGGCGACACCGCCACCGCCTTCTCCGAGGACGTCCTGAAGCGGTACGAGGCGTACGGCTGGCACGTGCAGCGGATCGAGCCCGCGCTCGGCGGCGACATCGACCCGCACGCGCTCCACGAGGCCCTCACCGCGGCGAAGGCCGAGACCGGCCGCCCCTCGATCATCGCGATGCGCACGATCATCGCCTGGCCCGCGCCCACCGCCCAGAACACCGAGGCCTCGCACGGCTCGGCGCTCGGCGCCGAGGAGATCGCGGCCACCAAGCGCCTGCTGGGCTTCGACCCGGAGCGGACCTTCGAGGTCGCCGACGAGGTCCTGGACCACGCCCGGAAGGCCCTGGACCGGGGCGCCGAGGCGCACGCCGCCTGGAACAAGCAGCTGGCCGCGTGGCGCACCGCGCAGCCCGCGCGCGCCAAGCTCTTCGACCGGATCGTGGCCGGTCAGCTCCCCGAGGGCTGGGAGTCCGCGCTCCCGGCGTTCGAGGCGGGCACGTCCGTCGCGACCCGTGCCGCGTCCGGCAAGGTCCTCCAGGCGCTCGGCGATGTGCTCCCCGAGCTGTGGGGCGGCTCCGCCGACCTGGCCGGCTCGAACAACACGACCATCGACAAGACGTCGTCCTTCCTCCCGAAGGGCAACCCGCTGCCGGAGGCAGACCCGTACGGCCGAACCGTCCACTTCGGAATCCGTGAGCACTCGATGGCCGCGGAGATGAACGGCATCGCGCTGCACGGCAACACCCGGATCTACGGCGGCACGTTCCTCGTCTTCTCCGACTACATGCGCAACGCGGTCCGTCTTTCGGCCCTGATGCAGCTGCCGGTGACGTACGTCTGGACGCACGACTCCATCGGCCTCGGCGAGGACGGCCCGACCCACCAGCCGGTCGAGCACCTCGCCTCGCTCCGCGCCATCCCGGGCCTGAACATCGTGCGCCCGGCCGACGCCAACGAGACGTCGATCGCCTGGGCCGAGATCCTCAAGCGGCACGCCACCGACCCGGCCCCGCACGGCCTCGCCCTCACCCGTCAGGGCGTGCCGACGTACGAGGCCAACCCCGAGGCGGCGAAGGGGGGTTACGTACTGCGCGACTCCTCCACCGGGACCCCGGACGTGATCCTCGTCGCCACCGGATCCGAGGTGCAGCTCGCCGTCGCCGCGCGCGAGCAGCTGGAGGCCGAGGGCGTCGGAACGCGCGTGGTGTCGATGCCGTCCGTCGAGTGGTTCGAGGAGCAGTCACCGGAGTACCGCGCGAGCGTGCTTCCGCCGTCCGTGAAGGCCCGAGTGGCGGTCGAGGCGGGCATCGGCCTGACCTGGTACCGGTACGTCGGTGACCACGGACGCATCGTCTCCCTCGAACACTTCGGCGCCTCCGCCGACGCAAAGACCCTGTTCGACGAGTTCGGCTTCACCCCCGAGAACGTGGCCTCCGCCGCCCGGGAATCTCTTGCCGCAGTCCGCGGTTGA
- the tal gene encoding transaldolase, which yields MITVTQATATAETLKNLSDEGVSIWLDDLSRKRITSGNLAELIETRHVVGVTTNPSIFQAAIGSGEGYEEQLADLATRGVTVDEAVRMMTTADVRAAADILRPVYDATGGRDGRVSIEVDPRLAHDTTATVAEAKQLAWLVDRPNVMIKIPATKAGLPAITEVIGRGISVNVTLIFSLERYREVMDAYLAGLEKARAAGVDLSAIHSVASFFVSRVDSEIDKRLAKTGTDEALALKGRAALANARLAYEAYEDVFDGDRWTALGGSANKQRPLWASTGVKDPAYKDTLYVDELVAPGTVNTMPEATLNATADHGEIRGDTVTGGYAQARADLEAVEKQGISYDEVVRQLEDEGVAKFEAAWGELLDAVAVSLSRKGVEGE from the coding sequence ATGATCACTGTGACCCAAGCAACCGCAACCGCGGAAACCCTCAAGAACCTCTCCGACGAAGGCGTCTCCATCTGGCTGGACGACCTCTCGCGCAAGCGGATCACGTCCGGCAACCTCGCCGAGCTCATCGAGACCAGGCACGTGGTGGGCGTCACCACCAACCCCTCCATCTTCCAGGCCGCGATCGGCTCGGGCGAGGGTTACGAGGAGCAGCTGGCCGACCTCGCCACGCGCGGCGTGACGGTCGACGAGGCCGTACGGATGATGACCACCGCCGACGTCCGCGCCGCCGCCGACATCCTGCGTCCGGTGTACGACGCGACCGGCGGCCGGGACGGCCGGGTCTCCATCGAGGTCGACCCGCGCCTCGCCCACGACACGACGGCCACGGTCGCCGAGGCCAAGCAGCTCGCCTGGCTGGTCGACCGCCCGAACGTGATGATCAAGATCCCGGCGACGAAGGCCGGTCTCCCCGCGATCACCGAGGTCATCGGCCGCGGGATCAGCGTCAACGTCACGCTGATCTTCTCCCTGGAGCGCTACCGCGAGGTGATGGACGCCTACCTGGCCGGTCTGGAGAAGGCGCGGGCCGCGGGCGTCGACCTCTCCGCCATCCACTCCGTGGCGTCCTTCTTCGTCTCCCGCGTCGACAGCGAGATCGACAAGCGGCTGGCGAAGACCGGCACGGACGAGGCCCTCGCGCTCAAGGGCAGGGCGGCGCTCGCCAACGCGCGGCTCGCCTACGAGGCGTACGAGGATGTCTTCGACGGTGACCGCTGGACCGCCCTCGGAGGGAGCGCCAACAAGCAGCGTCCGCTGTGGGCCTCGACCGGCGTCAAGGACCCGGCCTACAAGGACACGCTGTACGTCGACGAGCTGGTCGCGCCCGGCACGGTCAACACCATGCCGGAGGCCACGCTCAACGCCACCGCCGACCACGGCGAGATCCGCGGCGACACGGTGACCGGCGGCTACGCCCAGGCCCGCGCCGACCTGGAGGCCGTCGAGAAGCAGGGCATCTCGTACGACGAGGTCGTACGGCAGCTGGAGGACGAGGGCGTCGCCAAGTTCGAGGCCGCCTGGGGCGAACTGCTCGACGCGGTCGCCGTCTCACTGAGCCGCAAGGGAGTTGAAGGGGAATGA
- the zwf gene encoding glucose-6-phosphate dehydrogenase produces the protein MSDKLPEGAPAKASGKKPAATATASPEAPDATAAGLGPDSLAQALDLASDWDNPLRHPGDRRLPKIAGPSGLVIFGVTGDLARKKLMPAVYDLANRGLLPPGFSLVGFARRDWEDEDFAQIVHDSVREHARTEFREEVWQQLAEGMRFIPGDFGDDQAFKQLRAAVEELDASRGTSGNYAFYLSVPPKFFPKVVKQLKKHGLADAPAGSWRRAVIEKPFGHNLKSARELNKVLHDVFDPEQVFRIDHYLGKETVQNILALRFANQMYEPIWNRSYVDHVQITMAEDIGIGGRAGYYDGIGSARDVIQNHLLQLMALTAMEEPIAFDADSLLTEKLKVLKSVRLPEELGEHTVRGQYAEGWQGGAKVPGYLEEDGIDPTSKTDTYAAVKLEVDNRRWAGVPFYLRTGKRLGRRVTEIAVVFQRAPHSPFDSTATEELGANAIVFRVQPDEGMTVRFGSKVPGTSMEIRDVSMDFAYGESFTESSPEAYERLILDVLLGDANLFPRHQEVEESWKILDPIEEYWDKHGRPAQYASGSWGPGEADEMLARDGRSWRRP, from the coding sequence ATGAGCGACAAGCTTCCCGAGGGTGCCCCGGCGAAGGCTTCCGGAAAGAAACCGGCCGCGACCGCCACCGCAAGTCCGGAGGCGCCGGACGCCACCGCCGCCGGCCTCGGGCCCGATTCCCTCGCCCAGGCGCTGGACCTCGCGTCCGACTGGGACAACCCCCTGCGCCACCCAGGCGACCGCCGTCTGCCGAAGATCGCCGGCCCCTCCGGTCTGGTCATCTTCGGTGTCACCGGCGACCTGGCCCGCAAGAAGCTGATGCCGGCCGTCTACGACCTGGCCAACCGCGGACTGCTCCCGCCGGGCTTCTCCCTCGTCGGCTTCGCCCGGCGCGACTGGGAGGACGAGGACTTCGCCCAGATCGTCCACGACTCGGTGCGCGAACACGCCCGGACGGAGTTCCGCGAGGAGGTCTGGCAGCAGCTCGCCGAAGGCATGCGGTTCATCCCCGGCGACTTCGGTGACGACCAGGCCTTCAAGCAACTGCGAGCAGCCGTCGAGGAGTTGGACGCGTCCCGGGGCACCAGCGGCAACTACGCCTTCTATCTCTCCGTACCGCCGAAGTTCTTCCCGAAGGTCGTCAAGCAGCTCAAGAAGCACGGGCTGGCCGACGCCCCGGCGGGTTCCTGGCGGCGCGCGGTGATCGAGAAGCCGTTCGGCCACAACCTCAAGAGCGCCCGTGAGCTGAACAAGGTCCTGCACGACGTGTTCGACCCGGAGCAGGTCTTCCGGATCGACCACTACCTCGGCAAGGAGACCGTCCAGAACATCCTGGCGCTCCGCTTCGCCAACCAGATGTACGAGCCGATCTGGAACCGGTCGTACGTGGACCACGTACAGATCACGATGGCCGAGGACATCGGCATCGGCGGCCGTGCGGGCTACTACGACGGCATCGGCTCGGCCCGTGACGTCATCCAGAACCACCTGCTCCAGCTCATGGCGCTGACCGCGATGGAGGAGCCCATCGCCTTCGACGCCGACTCGCTGCTCACCGAGAAGCTCAAGGTCCTCAAGTCGGTGAGGCTGCCGGAGGAACTGGGCGAGCACACCGTGCGCGGGCAGTACGCGGAGGGCTGGCAGGGCGGCGCGAAGGTGCCCGGCTACCTCGAAGAGGACGGCATCGACCCCACGTCGAAGACCGACACCTACGCGGCCGTCAAGCTGGAGGTCGACAACCGCCGCTGGGCGGGCGTCCCCTTCTACCTGCGGACCGGCAAGCGGCTCGGCCGGCGGGTCACGGAGATCGCGGTCGTCTTCCAGCGCGCCCCGCACTCCCCGTTCGACTCGACCGCCACGGAGGAACTCGGCGCCAACGCCATCGTCTTCCGCGTCCAGCCCGACGAGGGCATGACGGTGCGCTTCGGATCCAAGGTGCCGGGTACGTCGATGGAGATCCGGGACGTGTCCATGGACTTCGCCTACGGCGAGTCGTTCACGGAGTCCAGCCCGGAGGCGTACGAACGGCTGATCCTGGATGTCCTGCTCGGCGACGCCAATCTCTTCCCCCGGCACCAGGAGGTGGAAGAGTCCTGGAAGATCCTCGATCCGATCGAGGAGTACTGGGACAAGCACGGCAGGCCCGCGCAGTACGCCTCGGGCAGCTGGGGTCCCGGGGAAGCCGACGAGATGCTCGCACGAGACGGACGGAGCTGGCGCAGGCCATGA
- the opcA gene encoding glucose-6-phosphate dehydrogenase assembly protein OpcA, which translates to MKIDLTDTTASKINKALVEGRRAIGTPAVGMVLTMVIVTDEENAYDSIKAAEEASHEHPSRTLVVIKRHVRTPRDRTNSHLDADVRVGADAGTGETVVLRLYGEVSEHADSVVLPLLLPDAPVVVWWPVDAPEVPAKDPLGALAQRRITDMYAVEAPLAALEARAASYAPGDTDLAWTRLTPWRSMLAAALDQARTKVTSAAVESEAENPSAELLARWLEARLQVAVERVVTAGPVVTAVRLGTKNGEIVIDRPEGPLATLSLPGQPSRTLALKVRSTSELIAEELRRLDADEMYAVALRGDDSGREESRA; encoded by the coding sequence ATGAAGATCGACCTGACCGACACCACGGCAAGCAAGATCAACAAGGCCCTAGTGGAGGGCCGCCGCGCCATCGGCACACCTGCCGTGGGCATGGTCCTGACGATGGTCATCGTCACGGACGAGGAGAACGCCTACGACTCGATCAAGGCGGCCGAGGAGGCCTCGCACGAGCACCCCTCGCGCACCCTGGTCGTCATCAAGCGGCACGTCCGCACCCCGCGCGACCGCACGAACTCGCACCTCGACGCCGACGTCCGGGTGGGCGCCGACGCCGGCACCGGCGAGACGGTCGTGCTGCGGCTGTACGGCGAGGTGTCCGAGCACGCCGACTCGGTGGTCCTGCCGCTGCTGCTGCCGGACGCGCCGGTCGTCGTCTGGTGGCCGGTGGACGCACCCGAGGTCCCGGCCAAGGACCCGCTGGGCGCCCTCGCGCAGCGCCGGATCACCGACATGTACGCGGTCGAGGCACCGCTCGCAGCCCTGGAGGCCCGTGCCGCCTCGTACGCGCCGGGCGACACCGACCTGGCCTGGACCCGGCTGACTCCGTGGCGTTCCATGCTCGCGGCCGCCCTGGACCAGGCCCGTACGAAGGTCACCTCGGCCGCCGTGGAGAGCGAGGCCGAGAACCCGAGCGCCGAGTTGCTGGCCCGCTGGCTGGAGGCCCGCCTCCAGGTCGCGGTCGAGCGTGTCGTGACCGCGGGGCCGGTCGTCACCGCCGTCCGGCTCGGCACCAAGAACGGCGAGATCGTCATCGACCGCCCCGAGGGTCCCCTCGCGACGCTGTCGCTGCCGGGCCAGCCCTCGCGCACCCTCGCGCTGAAGGTCCGCAGCACCTCCGAGCTGATCGCCGAGGAGCTGCGGCGCCTGGACGCGGACGAGATGTACGCCGTCGCCCTGCGCGGTGACGACTCCGGAAGGGAGGAGAGCCGTGCCTGA
- the pgi gene encoding glucose-6-phosphate isomerase, with protein sequence MPDTPSSEPRTPRLTRRPEWTALEDHRAGPLLHPQLRELFATDPERAERYTVRAGDLRIDYSKHLITDETLALLQELATATDVFGLRDAMFRGERINVTEGRAVLHTALRAPRDAVIEVDGENVVPKVHAVLDKMADFAEQVRSGKWTGHTGRRIRNVVNIGIGGSDLGPAMAYEALRAFTDRELTVRFVSNVDGADLHEAVRDLEPAETLFVVASKTFTTIETITNATSARSWLLAGLGGESEAVARHFVALSTNVEKVSDFGIDTANMFEFWDWVGGRYSYDSAIGLSLMIAIGPDRFREMLDGFRIVDEHFRTAPAEANAPLLLGLLGVWYGDFFGAQSHAVLPYSHYLSKFTAYLQQLDMESNGKSVDREGNPVEWQTGPVVWGTPGTNGQHAYYQLLHQGTKTIPADLIGFVNPVDDLGAELAAQHDLLMANLFAQGQALAFGRTADEVRAEGVPKEQVPHRTFRGNHPTTTILAAELTPSVLGQLIALYEHKVFVQGAVWNIDSFDQWGVELGKVLARRVEPALTEGADVPGLDPSTAALVATYRTLRKK encoded by the coding sequence GTGCCTGACACGCCTTCCTCGGAGCCCCGGACGCCCAGGCTCACCCGCCGCCCCGAGTGGACGGCTCTTGAGGACCACCGCGCAGGACCCCTCCTCCATCCGCAGCTGCGCGAACTGTTCGCCACGGACCCGGAGCGCGCCGAGCGCTACACCGTACGGGCCGGCGACCTGCGCATCGACTACTCCAAGCACCTGATCACCGACGAGACGCTCGCGCTGCTCCAGGAACTCGCCACCGCCACCGACGTGTTCGGACTGCGGGACGCGATGTTCCGCGGCGAGAGGATCAACGTCACCGAGGGGCGGGCCGTGCTGCACACCGCGCTGCGCGCCCCGCGCGACGCGGTGATCGAGGTCGACGGCGAGAACGTCGTGCCGAAGGTGCACGCCGTGCTCGACAAGATGGCCGACTTCGCCGAGCAGGTCCGCTCCGGCAAGTGGACCGGCCACACGGGCAGGCGCATCCGCAACGTCGTCAACATCGGAATCGGCGGCTCGGACCTGGGTCCGGCGATGGCGTACGAGGCCCTGCGCGCCTTCACCGACCGCGAGCTGACGGTCCGTTTCGTGTCGAACGTGGACGGTGCCGACCTGCACGAGGCGGTGAGGGACCTGGAACCGGCGGAGACGCTGTTCGTCGTCGCCTCGAAGACCTTCACCACCATCGAGACGATCACCAACGCGACCTCGGCACGGTCCTGGCTGCTCGCCGGTCTCGGCGGTGAATCGGAGGCTGTGGCCCGGCACTTCGTGGCGCTGTCCACGAACGTCGAGAAGGTCTCCGACTTCGGTATCGACACGGCCAACATGTTCGAGTTCTGGGACTGGGTCGGCGGCCGCTACTCGTACGACTCGGCGATCGGTCTGTCGCTGATGATCGCGATCGGCCCGGACCGCTTCCGGGAGATGCTCGACGGTTTCAGGATCGTCGACGAACACTTCCGTACGGCTCCTGCCGAGGCCAACGCGCCTTTGCTGCTCGGGCTGTTGGGTGTCTGGTACGGCGACTTCTTCGGTGCCCAGTCGCACGCGGTACTGCCTTACTCGCACTACCTGTCCAAGTTCACCGCGTACCTGCAGCAGCTGGACATGGAGTCCAACGGCAAGTCCGTGGACCGCGAGGGAAACCCCGTCGAGTGGCAGACCGGGCCCGTCGTGTGGGGCACGCCGGGCACCAACGGCCAGCACGCGTACTACCAGTTGCTCCACCAGGGCACGAAGACGATCCCGGCCGACCTGATCGGCTTCGTCAACCCGGTGGACGACCTGGGTGCCGAACTCGCCGCCCAGCACGACCTGTTGATGGCGAACCTCTTCGCCCAGGGCCAGGCCCTCGCGTTCGGCAGGACCGCCGACGAGGTACGCGCCGAGGGGGTGCCCAAGGAGCAGGTCCCGCACCGTACGTTCCGCGGCAACCACCCCACGACCACGATCCTGGCCGCCGAGCTGACCCCGTCCGTGCTCGGTCAGCTGATCGCCCTCTACGAGCACAAGGTGTTCGTGCAGGGCGCGGTCTGGAACATCGACTCCTTCGACCAGTGGGGCGTCGAGCTCGGCAAGGTCCTCGCCAGGCGCGTCGAACCCGCCCTCACCGAGGGCGCCGACGTCCCCGGTCTCGATCCCTCCACCGCCGCCCTCGTGGCCACGTACCGCACTCTCCGAAAGAAGTGA